In a single window of the Rhodamnia argentea isolate NSW1041297 chromosome 2, ASM2092103v1, whole genome shotgun sequence genome:
- the LOC115746371 gene encoding LOW QUALITY PROTEIN: uncharacterized protein LOC115746371 (The sequence of the model RefSeq protein was modified relative to this genomic sequence to represent the inferred CDS: deleted 1 base in 1 codon), with amino-acid sequence MHAKTDSEVTSIAPSSPTRSPRRPAYYVQSPSRDSHDGEKTATSFHSTPALSPTASPPHSHSSVGRHSRQSSSSRFSGSLKPGSRKISPNEGSRRRQEGGGHKQWKDCAVIEEEGLLDDEDLQRGLPRRCYFLAFIIGFFVLFSFFSLILWGASKNQKPKITMRSITFEQLKIQAGSDSTGVATDMITVNSTVKFTYRNTGTFFGVHVTATPVDLTYSQLTIASGTLKKFYQQRKSQRLASVSVIGDQIPLYGSGSGLSTSSDMPTVPVPLSLSFVLRSRAYVLGKLVKPKFSKKIDCSVTFDSKKLNVAISLAKSCTYS; translated from the exons ATGCACGCCAAGACGGATTCCGAGGTCACTAGCATTGCCCCTTCGTCGCCCACTCGATCCCCGCGCCGGCCCGCCTACTATGTCCAGAGCCCGTCCCGCGATTCCCACGACGGCGAGAAGACCGCGACGTCGTTCCACTCCACGCCGGCGCTCAGCCCCACTGCGTCCCCGCCCCACTCCCACTCCTCCGTCGGCCGCCATTCCCGCCAGTCTTCGTCTAGCCGGTTCTCCGGGTCGCTGAAGCCCGGATCCCGCAAGATCTCCCCCAACGAAGGCTCCCGGCGGCGGCAGGAAGGG GGCGGCCACAAGCAGTGGAAGGATTGCGCCGTCATCGAGGAGGAGGGGCTCCTCGACGACGAGGACCTCCAGCGGGGCCTGCCTCGCCGGTGCTACTTCCTCGCCTTCATCATCGGCTTCTTCgtgctcttctccttcttctctctcattctctGGGGGGCCAGCAAGAATCAGAAGCCCAAGATCACCATGAGG AGCATTACCTTCGAGCAACTGAAGATCCAAGCCGGGTCGGACAGCACCGGCGTGGCGACGGACATGATCACCGTGAATTCCACGGTCAAGTTCACTTACCGCAACACCGGCACGTTCTTTGGGGTCCACGTCACGGCGACGCCGGTCGACCTCACCTACTCTCAGCTCACAATCGCCTCCGGAACC TTGAAGAAGTTCTATCAGCAAAGGAAGAGCCAGAGACTGGCGTCGGTGTCGGTGATCGGAGACCAGATCCCGCTGTACGGAAGCGGATCTGGACTGAGCACCTCGTCGGACATGCCGACCGTGCCCGTGCCCCTCAGCCTGAGCTTCGTGCTCCGTTCCAGAGCTTACGTCCTGGGGAAACTAGTCAAGCCCAAGTTCTCCAAGAAGATCGATTGCTCGGTCACCTTCGATTCCAAGAAGCTCAACGTGGCGATCTCGCTGGCCAAATCTTGCACATacagctga
- the LOC115746387 gene encoding BOI-related E3 ubiquitin-protein ligase 1-like — MAFLQQSHQAPRQNQEQPSDAFRNLYPMDGPIAAPLYYMPGDVQDQSQHRPYVPDVNGLGFVPIPMCATATDGGDGVAHLQYDYGEPKTKKLKERDFLDNTSQISSLDLQARPISVGLGLSLDNRPLLSTGDSALVSLIGDDVDHELHQLDVETNRFLKLQADRMRQSVLQKIRSTQLQTLSLLEDQVIQKLGAKEAEIENINKKNEELEERIKQLTFEVGAWQQRALNSENMIAAVNYNLQQIYAQSRDSKEGCGDSEVDDTASCFNGGATNFHSLLHREKNGSQESIICKVCRVNTVSMLLLPCQHLCVCKDCEGKVRFCPLCESYKLFGTEVFM, encoded by the exons atgGCGTTTCTGCAACAATCCCACCAAGCCCCACGACAGAACCAGGAGCAACCGTCCGACGCGTTCCG AAATTTGTACCCCATGGATGGCCCGATCGCGGCGCCCCTCTACTACATGCCAGGCGATGTGCAGGATCAGTCTCAGCATCGTCCATATGTCCCTGATG TAAATGGTCTTGGCTTTGTGCCAATTCCTATGTGTGCCACTGCCACAGATGGAGGTGATGGAGTAGCTCATTTGCAGTATGATTATGGGGAGCCGAAGACGAAGAAGCTGAAAGAGCGAGACTTTCTAGACAACACttcacaaatatcatctcttgATTTGCAAGCACGGCCTATCTCAGTGGGCTTAGGTTTGTCTCTCGATAACCGCCCGCTGCTGTCTACGGGAGACTCTGCACTGGTATCTCTTATTGGGGATGATGTTGATCATGAATTACACCAGCTTGATGTGGAGACCAACCGGTTTCTTAAACTTCAG GCCGATCGAATGCGGCAAAGTGTCCTTCAGAAGATCAGATCTACCCAACTccagactctctctcttctggaaGATCAAGTAATTCAGAAACTAGGGGCGAAGGAAGCAGAGATTGAAAACATTAACAAGAAGAATGAAGAGCTTGAAGAACGCATAAAGCAGTTGACTTTTGAAGTAGGTGCTTGGCAGCAGCGGGCTTTAAACAGTGAGAACATGATTGCCGCTGTCAACTATAACCTGCAGCAGATTTATGCTCAAAGTAGAGATAGTAAAGAAGGATGTGGTGATAGTGAGGTCGACGACACAGCTTCTTGCTTCAATGGCGGTGCCACAAATTTCCACAGCCTGCTGCACAGAGAGAAAAATGGCTCTCAGGAATCAATTATTTGTAAGGTTTGCAGAGTTAATACAGTAAGCATGTTGTTGTTACCTTGTCAGCATCTCTGTGTATGTAAGGACTGCGAGGGTAAGGTCAGATTTTGTCCTCTGTGCGAATCATATAAACTTTTCGGCACAGAGGTCTTTATGTAA
- the LOC115746380 gene encoding heat stress transcription factor B-4-like, with protein sequence MALLLENSCDSVLLSLESQKSIPAPFLTKTYQLVDDPPTDHIVSWGDDGTTFVVWRPPEFARDLLPSYFKHNNFSSFVRQLNTYGFRKIVPDRWEFANELFRKGEKHLLCEIHRRKSPQPQQVPINHQYPPSPIGGCGGYFPFVGGRVSCISPPDSDELAWCDSSPLINNPNVSMVDNFVSYNNSPSPSTSSVVAALVKDNERLRRSNDMLASELAHMRKLYNDIIYFVQNHVKPVEPSNSAISNQAFGHFPSMNGLQNHVPQVGNNIVDSPTNTSQSSVTILDEEDGTNCSSSKMKLFGVPLRSKKRLHPDKYTPSKISETNNNKARLVLENDELRLNLMPPSTFPSY encoded by the exons ATGGCTCTTCTGCTGGAGAACTCGTGTGACAGCGTACTGCTATCCTTGGAATCCCAGAAGTCCATACCTGCGCCGTTCCTGACCAAGACCTACCAGCTGGTGGACGACCCGCCGACGGACCACATCGTCTCGTGGGGAGACGATGGCACCACCTTCGTCGTCTGGCGGCCCCCCGAGTTCGCTCGCGATCTCCTCCCCAGCTACTTCAAGCACAACAACTTCTCCAGCTTCGTTCGGCAGCTCAATACCTAT GGTTTCAGAAAGATCGTACCAGACAGATGGGAGTTTGCCAACGAGCTCTTCAGGAAAGGAGAGAAGCACCTGCTCTGTGAGATCCACCGGAGGAAATCTCCGCAGCCCCAACAAGTGCCCATCAACCACCAGTATCCACCGTCCCCAATCGGCGGATGTGGCGGCTATTTTCCCTTCGTTGGTGGCCGAGTCAGCTGCATCTCTCCTCCCGACTCGGACGAGTTGGCCTGGTGTGACTCGTCCCCACTGATCAATAATCCTAATGTTTCTATGGTCGACAACTTTGTTAGCTACAACAACAGCCCATCACCATCGACATCGTCTGTTGTGGCGGCTCTCGTCAAGGACAATGAGAGGCTGAGAAGAAGCAATGACATGCTCGCGTCTGAGCTCGCTCACATGAGGAAGCTGTACAACGACATCATCTACTTCGTGCAGAATCATGTGAAGCCGGTCGAACCGAGTAATTCTGCCATTTCGAACCAGGCTTTCGGGCACTTTCCTTCGATGAACGGACTTCAAAACCACGTTCCTCAAGTTGGTAATAATATTGTGGATTCTCCCACCAACACTTCACAGAGCTCCGTCACGATTCTCGATGAGGAAGACGGGACTAATTGCAGTAGCAGCAAGATGAAGCTATTCGGAGTGCCTCTCCGGTCGAAGAAGCGATTGCATCCCGATAAGTACACTCCATCGAAGATCTCGGAGACTAATAATAACAAGGCTCGTTTGGTGTTGGAGAATGATGAGTTGAGGTTGAATCTCATGCCTCCTTCCACATTTCCAAGTTATTAG